In a single window of the Niabella ginsenosidivorans genome:
- a CDS encoding DUF3347 domain-containing protein: protein MQSIKQWSLMAVAGLMSFSLFAKAQIKNAKTETVTIQGSSPACKKMIEYAGNRKRIARLTWNADTKTAQLTYNAKATTKEAVLKRVALAGFDNEVYNAPLSAYRMLTSECYYKGAPQTTDINTTDSTKDASKLAPLYRAYFAISNALVRSDEKTAGQKAGELHHLVKAVQMDALSPEEHTAWMHIKAPLNEQSAALKAAAGIEKQRVTFAALSESVYQLFKASKLPYKIYYNECPMFHGGATWLSREESIRNPYYGAAMMTCGATKAVIGQ from the coding sequence ATGCAATCTATAAAACAATGGTCGTTAATGGCCGTAGCCGGTCTTATGAGCTTTTCCCTGTTTGCAAAGGCCCAGATAAAAAACGCAAAAACAGAAACAGTAACCATACAGGGCAGTTCACCGGCCTGTAAAAAAATGATCGAATACGCGGGCAACCGGAAACGCATTGCCCGGCTGACCTGGAACGCAGATACAAAAACCGCGCAGCTCACTTATAACGCCAAGGCCACTACAAAGGAAGCAGTTCTAAAACGCGTAGCTCTGGCCGGGTTTGATAACGAAGTGTATAATGCTCCTTTATCTGCTTACAGAATGTTGACCAGCGAATGCTACTATAAAGGCGCGCCACAGACAACGGATATAAATACAACAGACAGTACAAAAGATGCTTCAAAATTAGCGCCTTTGTACAGGGCTTATTTTGCTATCAGCAATGCATTAGTCCGGTCTGATGAAAAAACAGCCGGGCAGAAAGCCGGCGAATTACATCATCTTGTAAAAGCAGTACAGATGGACGCGCTAAGCCCGGAAGAGCATACGGCCTGGATGCATATAAAAGCACCATTGAATGAGCAATCTGCAGCGCTGAAAGCAGCCGCCGGAATTGAAAAGCAACGGGTGACTTTTGCAGCATTGAGTGAAAGCGTTTACCAGCTGTTTAAAGCCTCAAAACTTCCTTATAAAATATATTACAATGAATGCCCGATGTTCCACGGCGGGGCTACCTGGCTGAGCAGGGAAGAAAGCATCCGCAACCCTTATTATGGCGCTGCCATGATGACCTGTGGTGCTACCAAAGCCGTCATCGGTCAGTAA
- the arr gene encoding NAD(+)--rifampin ADP-ribosyltransferase: MAITFRDKLPDKGPFYHGTRADLQTGDLLTAGFESNYHPEVTMNHIYFTALVNGAGLAASLAKGDGRERVYIVEPTGSFENDPNVTDKKFPGNPTRSYRSQAPLKIVGEVTDWDRLTPEELREWRKKLADSKGAIIN, from the coding sequence CTGGCAATTACATTCAGGGACAAGCTACCTGACAAAGGACCCTTTTATCACGGAACCAGAGCGGATTTACAAACCGGCGATTTGCTGACAGCAGGGTTTGAGTCCAATTACCATCCTGAAGTTACTATGAATCATATTTATTTCACAGCCCTGGTGAATGGTGCAGGGCTCGCTGCATCCCTGGCAAAAGGTGACGGGCGGGAACGGGTTTACATCGTAGAGCCTACAGGAAGTTTTGAAAACGATCCGAACGTTACGGATAAAAAATTTCCGGGTAATCCCACACGTTCTTATCGCAGCCAGGCACCGCTGAAAATTGTTGGAGAAGTAACAGACTGGGACAGACTAACACCAGAAGAGCTCCGGGAATGGCGTAAAAAACTGGCGGATAGTAAAGGAGCAATCATCAATTAA
- a CDS encoding MarR family winged helix-turn-helix transcriptional regulator — translation MDNEKVIELRKLSQQYAYTALQMHEIIARKAGFTGTDHKYLGFFLQKGQLTAGEFAKLSGLTTGAVTGLIDRFEKKKLVKRQFDENDRRKVFIVPDAQKIQALLKPYYKQFQSETEKLIAFFSSGELKILETYFLKYIKLMNDTINHLNRK, via the coding sequence ATGGATAATGAAAAAGTCATTGAATTAAGAAAGCTGAGCCAGCAGTACGCTTATACCGCGCTTCAAATGCATGAGATTATTGCCCGGAAAGCGGGTTTTACAGGAACAGACCATAAGTATTTAGGCTTTTTTCTGCAAAAAGGCCAACTGACGGCAGGTGAATTTGCTAAATTATCAGGATTAACTACAGGTGCGGTAACCGGTTTAATTGACCGGTTTGAGAAAAAAAAACTCGTAAAAAGGCAATTTGATGAAAATGACAGACGTAAAGTATTTATTGTGCCGGACGCCCAAAAGATACAGGCCTTGTTAAAACCCTATTATAAACAGTTTCAAAGTGAAACAGAAAAACTGATAGCCTTTTTTTCGTCCGGAGAATTAAAAATTTTAGAAACCTATTTTCTGAAGTATATAAAATTAATGAATGATACCATTAACCATTTAAACAGAAAATAA